In a single window of the Methanolobus psychrophilus R15 genome:
- a CDS encoding F420H2 dehydrogenase, subunit FpoO, with product MADCDLCGVALPTLIPVKVYKPKFAQSYPQGMWQGLCDQCVGAAIIASEEHARTGTCGTAGTCQLCGSIERLYDVPIIRPSFSKGSEKDTAYLCKRCLTSIGQAKAEWDHDKATHSHDHITTKHTDH from the coding sequence ATGGCAGACTGTGATCTTTGCGGAGTAGCCCTCCCGACACTTATCCCTGTTAAGGTGTACAAACCTAAGTTCGCTCAGTCCTATCCTCAGGGTATGTGGCAGGGTCTTTGCGACCAATGTGTAGGTGCCGCAATAATAGCAAGCGAGGAGCATGCCCGGACCGGCACATGCGGAACTGCCGGTACATGTCAATTGTGTGGCTCCATTGAGCGCCTGTATGATGTGCCTATCATCAGGCCATCTTTTTCCAAGGGTTCAGAGAAAGATACTGCTTATCTCTGTAAGAGATGCCTCACTTCCATAGGGCAGGCCAAAGCAGAATGGGACCATGATAAGGCTACACATTCGCACGACCATATAACAACCAAACATACGGACCACTAA
- a CDS encoding potassium channel protein, translating to MDKEQSHKERENILLEINETLDLPLIFLAILWLALIILDLLYGLPPLLQTVNSIIWLIFILDFTIELYIAPRRKEYLKQNWLIALSLLLPPLRILRLFRASRVIKIVRVSQSFNLARLVSSFNRSLGIVRTTMERRGLGYVLALTTFIILLGAAGMYNFEYPYFDSYGDALWWTSMIMTTIGSQYWPVTSEGRVLTFLLALYAFAIFGYITAALASILIGKDKESQSDEIEGLHREIQRLSDKIDSLLQKEKK from the coding sequence ATGGATAAAGAACAATCACATAAAGAAAGAGAAAATATACTCTTGGAAATTAATGAAACACTGGATCTTCCTCTTATATTTTTGGCCATCTTATGGCTGGCTCTCATAATTCTAGATTTATTGTATGGGCTTCCACCTTTATTGCAAACTGTGAACAGTATCATATGGCTTATCTTTATACTTGATTTTACAATCGAACTTTATATCGCCCCCCGTAGAAAAGAGTATTTAAAACAGAATTGGCTGATAGCATTATCACTACTTTTACCGCCTTTACGCATCCTTAGGCTATTCAGAGCATCCAGAGTCATAAAAATAGTGCGGGTTAGCCAGTCCTTTAATCTTGCCAGATTGGTCTCATCCTTTAACAGAAGCCTGGGGATAGTTAGAACCACTATGGAAAGAAGAGGACTGGGATACGTGCTGGCTCTTACAACCTTTATAATTCTACTTGGTGCAGCAGGAATGTACAATTTTGAATACCCATACTTTGATTCCTACGGAGATGCACTTTGGTGGACCAGTATGATTATGACCACGATTGGGAGCCAATACTGGCCTGTAACCAGTGAAGGAAGAGTATTGACATTTTTACTGGCCCTTTATGCATTTGCCATCTTTGGATACATAACTGCCGCACTTGCAAGCATTCTTATCGGGAAGGACAAGGAATCGCAGTCAGATGAGATAGAAGGGCTACACCGAGAAATACAACGCCTCTCAGATAAAATTGATAGTCTTTTGCAAAAAGAGAAGAAGTAA
- a CDS encoding F420H2 dehydrogenase subunit N: protein MDLMLFAPEITMVVTGLAVLLIGLFLPVDSKKVLGYLASLGIIAALYLTIASLGTNALAFYDTLSVDALSQFFKIVFLVVALLFSIASIKYTEGSAHVEEFYVLAIFATIGMMFVASANDLMVLFVAFELASISTYALAGFEKKNPQSLEAAMKYFLIGSLSGALMLFGITFLYGVTGTTSIPGIAASGAAIAASPIGIISVVLLIAGMGFKIALAPFHMWAPDTYQGAPSLVSALLAAGSKKMGIVAAFKVFIVALIALQVQWQIAFAILAVITMTLGNVAALSQTSVKRMLAYSSLAQAGYITMAFVVLTPMALGGGILYALSHGFMKAGAFIATAAVVYMVLSENKDTKDPDHIDNFKGLGQRMPVTALSMTIFVFALAGIPLTAGYMSKFVLFSSTIQAGFAWLAVIAIINSAISLFYYAKIVKYMYFLPTEGTKISEPLPYTIALVVAVAGVLAIGFWPEPFIYWAMEAGKVLLAGGI, encoded by the coding sequence ATGGATCTTATGCTTTTTGCACCTGAAATAACGATGGTTGTCACAGGCCTGGCTGTACTGCTCATAGGCCTGTTCCTTCCTGTAGACTCCAAGAAAGTACTGGGTTACCTTGCAAGTCTTGGTATCATTGCAGCACTATATTTAACTATAGCAAGCCTTGGAACAAATGCACTGGCCTTCTACGATACCTTATCTGTTGACGCTCTTTCGCAGTTCTTCAAGATAGTGTTCCTTGTAGTGGCTCTGCTCTTTTCCATAGCATCCATCAAGTATACCGAAGGTAGTGCTCATGTAGAGGAATTCTATGTGCTGGCTATATTTGCCACTATAGGAATGATGTTCGTGGCATCGGCCAACGACCTTATGGTGCTTTTCGTGGCATTTGAGCTTGCAAGTATCTCGACCTATGCACTCGCAGGCTTTGAGAAGAAGAACCCGCAGTCTCTTGAAGCTGCAATGAAGTACTTCCTTATAGGCTCCCTCTCAGGTGCATTGATGCTCTTTGGTATCACCTTCCTCTATGGTGTTACGGGAACAACAAGCATACCTGGTATCGCAGCCAGTGGAGCAGCTATTGCAGCAAGCCCTATCGGGATCATCTCTGTGGTGCTTCTGATTGCGGGCATGGGTTTCAAGATAGCTCTTGCTCCTTTCCACATGTGGGCACCTGACACATATCAGGGTGCGCCTTCACTTGTATCTGCCCTGCTCGCAGCAGGATCCAAGAAGATGGGTATTGTGGCAGCCTTCAAGGTTTTCATAGTTGCCCTTATAGCCCTCCAGGTACAATGGCAGATAGCATTCGCCATCCTTGCAGTCATAACAATGACACTCGGAAACGTAGCGGCTCTCTCCCAGACAAGCGTCAAGAGAATGCTTGCATACTCTTCACTTGCACAGGCCGGTTACATCACAATGGCATTTGTTGTCCTCACACCAATGGCACTTGGCGGTGGCATACTCTATGCACTGTCTCACGGCTTCATGAAGGCCGGAGCTTTCATAGCAACAGCTGCTGTCGTCTACATGGTACTCTCTGAGAACAAGGATACAAAGGATCCGGACCATATTGACAACTTCAAAGGCCTTGGGCAGAGAATGCCTGTCACTGCGCTCTCCATGACGATATTTGTGTTTGCGCTGGCAGGCATACCGCTTACAGCAGGTTACATGAGCAAGTTCGTATTGTTCTCCTCGACCATCCAGGCAGGGTTCGCATGGCTTGCAGTCATAGCCATAATTAACAGTGCCATATCGCTGTTTTACTATGCCAAGATCGTGAAATACATGTACTTCCTGCCTACCGAGGGAACAAAGATATCAGAACCACTTCCATACACCATTGCCCTTGTTGTGGCTGTTGCCGGTGTGCTTGCGATTGGCTTCTGGCCTGAGCCCTTCATCTACTGGGCAATGGAAGCTGGAAAAGTATTACTTGCAGGAGGAATTTAA
- a CDS encoding F420H2 dehydrogenase subunit M, whose protein sequence is MLLSMIVLIPLIFAVLTLLTKTREQARVMALIATVSVLLLTVYTYFNFDSTTAATQFEEFYSWVPSLGISYHLGIDGISLPLILLNAIVMPLLILFTWNDDRKAPNRFYSLILITQGAVLGVFCALDFFLFYVFWELTLIPLFFMVSIWGGPKKHYASIKFFIYTHVASLVMLLGIFGLYFAAWETTGTPSLSIPHLLAQFQFIESGITRDLIFLALLFGFIVKLPVFPFHSWLPDAYTEAPTAGSVLFVLLKIGGYGIFKIMLPMLPFTASPNLMITIMGALGAVSILYGAFLALAQKDLKRMVAYSSLSHMGYVTLGAAGLVSLSVSGAMFQQFSHGLIMSIMFMSCGVINKATGTRIINELGGLAQRMPKLAVIMVLAFMASLGLPGLTGFIAEFSVLAGSFVNLQGYVVLALTAIVITAAYHLWALQRAMFGVYKEKLGNVVDINGYQTLAMGVIAILILYFGLNPSPVLDMMLTNSEHIIGLMAGMGV, encoded by the coding sequence ATGTTATTATCAATGATAGTGCTCATACCTCTGATATTCGCAGTATTGACACTACTCACAAAAACAAGAGAACAGGCAAGAGTAATGGCCCTGATTGCCACTGTATCCGTCCTGTTGCTCACAGTATACACGTACTTCAATTTTGACAGTACGACAGCCGCAACGCAGTTCGAGGAGTTTTACTCATGGGTACCTTCTCTGGGCATAAGCTACCATCTGGGAATTGACGGAATATCTCTTCCATTGATACTTCTCAATGCAATAGTTATGCCACTGCTCATTCTCTTCACATGGAATGACGACAGGAAAGCACCCAACAGGTTCTATTCCCTAATACTGATAACACAGGGTGCTGTCCTTGGTGTGTTCTGTGCACTGGACTTCTTCCTGTTCTACGTGTTCTGGGAACTGACACTTATACCGCTCTTCTTCATGGTGAGTATATGGGGCGGTCCAAAGAAACACTACGCATCGATTAAGTTCTTCATCTACACCCATGTAGCATCACTTGTAATGCTTCTGGGCATATTCGGTCTGTACTTTGCAGCATGGGAAACAACCGGAACCCCGAGCCTTAGCATCCCGCACCTGCTCGCCCAGTTCCAGTTCATAGAATCCGGGATTACAAGGGACCTGATATTCCTTGCACTGCTGTTTGGTTTCATAGTCAAGCTGCCAGTGTTCCCGTTCCATTCCTGGCTACCGGATGCATACACAGAAGCGCCTACCGCAGGAAGCGTGCTCTTTGTACTGCTTAAGATCGGAGGATACGGTATCTTCAAGATAATGCTCCCGATGCTGCCATTCACAGCATCACCAAACCTGATGATAACGATAATGGGAGCTCTTGGTGCAGTCAGCATCCTGTATGGCGCTTTCCTTGCGCTCGCACAGAAGGATCTCAAGAGGATGGTCGCTTACTCAAGCCTTAGCCACATGGGCTATGTCACATTGGGTGCAGCCGGTCTTGTATCCCTCTCCGTTTCAGGTGCGATGTTCCAGCAGTTCTCCCACGGACTGATCATGAGCATAATGTTCATGTCATGCGGTGTTATCAATAAGGCTACAGGCACAAGGATCATCAACGAGCTTGGAGGCCTTGCGCAGAGAATGCCGAAACTGGCTGTCATCATGGTGCTTGCATTCATGGCATCACTGGGACTTCCGGGACTAACCGGCTTCATCGCCGAGTTCTCTGTGCTGGCAGGCAGTTTTGTGAACCTGCAGGGTTATGTTGTGCTCGCATTGACGGCAATAGTCATAACAGCAGCATACCACCTGTGGGCTCTTCAAAGGGCTATGTTTGGTGTCTATAAAGAAAAACTGGGTAACGTGGTCGATATCAATGGGTACCAGACACTCGCAATGGGTGTTATTGCCATCCTGATCTTGTACTTCGGACTCAATCCAAGCCCGGTGCTTGATATGATGTTAACGAATTCAGAACATATAATTGGCCTGATGGCCGGCATGGGGGTGTAA